The following are encoded together in the Oceanispirochaeta sp. genome:
- a CDS encoding methyl-accepting chemotaxis protein has protein sequence MRKKIQQTKRRIASILYFSLFISLFSSEFINSMYNNRFDDLQMTFSERIIISFKPSVVGLYIIFTTILMTLIFRYLSPLFRFHTEKYSSRKERGKAYILARKAAIGVPRMIILFQMGVWFIGTTIYYAMKGWQADSGIPYLFGLMLKISSGILGALYVVFFINLLLIPIKRELKIIDIRDGEKDLFARYKDYIAIMVSSFYLIVQMTYLGWYFSQSTDILSMNQYVAPVFFVGLFLFIMSLGPNFLSRIEFHLQINEILSEMKNIRTDKSGEDHAELIYLTTFDELGELAAITNRVMTRFSNILGKVNDAVKHLSISSADLLENSQADAGATNDQAAAVAEVVATMEDSNRLSRQMGELALTVKNHSENNLDKVSQGIQTLKQYLNTMAQLKDSNNRAIDFVYSLNENIKTIIDVSAIIKSIADQVKIIAFNAELEAAAAGEAGKNFEIVASEVRRLADNTVNAATEIREKINYIEKESTMLHKASLETTELIDSGWNLSRETEASFGIIQDTSTTTSQSAHSISENIQIQILGFEQILLTMKEISSSSQNVSMRIKTTAGTATSLEELIQVLNELAG, from the coding sequence ATGCGAAAAAAAATACAACAGACAAAGAGGCGTATTGCTTCAATTCTCTACTTCAGTCTCTTCATCTCTCTGTTCTCCAGCGAATTTATCAATTCTATGTATAATAATAGATTCGATGACCTGCAGATGACTTTTTCAGAGCGTATCATCATATCCTTCAAGCCCTCAGTTGTGGGGCTCTATATCATATTCACAACGATTCTGATGACTCTTATCTTCCGTTATTTATCCCCCTTGTTTCGTTTCCATACAGAAAAATATTCATCCAGAAAAGAGCGGGGGAAAGCTTATATTCTGGCAAGAAAAGCGGCCATAGGTGTTCCCAGGATGATCATCCTGTTTCAGATGGGAGTCTGGTTCATCGGTACGACCATTTATTATGCTATGAAAGGCTGGCAGGCAGATAGCGGCATTCCTTATCTTTTCGGACTCATGCTGAAGATTTCAAGCGGAATATTGGGAGCCTTGTATGTTGTTTTTTTCATAAACCTCCTGCTGATCCCCATAAAACGGGAGTTGAAGATCATTGATATCAGAGACGGAGAGAAGGATCTTTTTGCACGGTATAAAGACTATATTGCCATCATGGTTTCATCCTTTTACCTGATTGTACAAATGACCTATCTGGGTTGGTATTTTTCACAGTCCACGGATATTCTCAGCATGAATCAATATGTTGCTCCCGTCTTTTTTGTAGGACTCTTTCTTTTCATAATGAGTTTGGGGCCTAATTTTCTGTCCAGGATTGAGTTTCATCTGCAGATCAATGAAATCCTGTCTGAAATGAAGAATATCAGGACAGACAAGAGCGGAGAAGATCATGCGGAACTGATTTACCTCACGACGTTTGATGAACTTGGAGAATTGGCGGCTATCACGAACAGAGTCATGACCCGGTTTTCTAATATTCTCGGTAAGGTCAATGATGCGGTAAAACACCTTTCCATTTCCTCTGCCGACCTATTAGAGAACTCCCAGGCAGATGCAGGAGCCACCAATGATCAGGCTGCCGCAGTAGCCGAGGTTGTTGCGACCATGGAAGATTCAAACCGATTGAGCCGTCAAATGGGAGAGCTGGCCTTGACCGTTAAAAATCATTCGGAGAATAATCTGGATAAGGTCAGTCAGGGAATCCAGACTCTGAAGCAGTATTTGAATACCATGGCACAACTGAAAGATTCCAATAACAGGGCCATCGATTTTGTATATTCCCTCAATGAGAATATCAAGACCATCATAGATGTAAGCGCCATTATCAAGTCCATTGCCGACCAGGTGAAAATCATCGCTTTTAATGCAGAACTTGAAGCAGCTGCCGCCGGTGAGGCCGGGAAAAACTTTGAAATTGTGGCCTCCGAAGTAAGACGGCTCGCTGATAATACGGTCAATGCAGCAACAGAAATCCGTGAAAAAATCAATTATATTGAGAAAGAGAGTACGATGCTTCATAAGGCATCTTTAGAAACGACAGAACTGATAGATTCGGGGTGGAACCTTTCCCGGGAAACCGAAGCTTCCTTCGGGATCATTCAGGATACCTCAACCACGACCTCCCAATCGGCTCATTCTATCAGT
- a CDS encoding methyl-accepting chemotaxis protein: MRIKSLSVKMQIALDIVFICIMLPLSLLIYQTLKVDTERKSITELSNITEMVRSSIELNVQSAVENHLRSIANKTKDLFAYEYARYKKGEISEEEAYENSRKILLNPDYGKIGTSGYLAGIDYKGVLEIHPKSQGVDASGFEFMQKAIAMKEGYLEYMWKNTGEETERKKAGYLSPFTPWNLIIWASSYSSEFLYLIDTDLIISAVKKLKIGSGGYAIVLDSKGKIIYHPESVEENLFIDTNGNPANTQLQQLLENTEIGQEKTGYYPGESRGEERLVSIANVESMGWYVLTSISTDEILKTVRTIRRILILGFLVTFFLINFVIFILFRHILKPLKEISIIATAVSRGDITQKAEVLRQDETGVIAEQVNIMTDNMRQIVQRLKSDVMTLNDSIQEMSSSSAEISTTSNEQASAVKEIVSTMEDSDRLSKGIEKKVAEVSQIADHSKSIVNKGVDHVEQSLVKMDEIRISNHDTISGIRSLSEKIEAIWEIVTIINSIADQTKIIAFNAELEASAAGDAGKNFQIVASEIRRLANSTVNSTSEIKNKINEIQYSSDRLITASEDGTNKIDEGGKLTEILHQTFEEILQTSEISADSAKDISTSIRQQVLAFEQILLTLKQISAGINNFVISTKSTADITQRLKTMSDNIAEFLSGYKTDLEEDEDEDEDDFI; this comes from the coding sequence ATGAGAATCAAAAGCCTGTCTGTAAAGATGCAGATTGCCCTGGATATCGTCTTTATATGTATAATGTTGCCCCTTTCCCTCCTGATTTACCAGACTCTTAAAGTAGATACAGAAAGAAAAAGCATCACTGAATTGTCCAACATAACGGAAATGGTTCGGTCAAGCATAGAGCTGAACGTTCAATCAGCTGTAGAAAATCACCTCCGTTCCATTGCTAATAAAACAAAAGATCTTTTTGCCTATGAATATGCAAGGTATAAGAAGGGCGAGATCAGCGAAGAAGAGGCCTATGAGAATTCCAGAAAGATTCTACTGAATCCGGATTATGGAAAAATTGGTACCAGCGGTTATCTGGCGGGTATTGATTATAAGGGAGTCCTTGAAATACATCCGAAGTCTCAAGGGGTGGATGCCAGCGGCTTTGAGTTTATGCAGAAAGCCATAGCGATGAAAGAAGGCTACCTGGAATATATGTGGAAAAATACCGGAGAGGAAACTGAAAGGAAGAAAGCCGGTTATTTAAGCCCCTTCACGCCCTGGAATCTGATCATCTGGGCTTCCAGTTATTCATCAGAGTTTTTATATTTAATAGATACAGACCTTATAATCAGTGCGGTTAAAAAGCTGAAAATCGGAAGCGGAGGCTATGCCATTGTTCTCGATTCTAAAGGAAAGATTATTTATCATCCCGAATCAGTGGAAGAAAATCTGTTCATCGATACAAATGGCAATCCGGCAAATACTCAGCTGCAGCAACTTCTGGAGAACACCGAGATAGGGCAGGAAAAAACGGGATATTATCCGGGAGAGTCCAGGGGAGAAGAAAGACTGGTCAGTATAGCCAATGTGGAATCTATGGGCTGGTATGTTCTGACCAGTATTTCAACAGATGAAATTCTAAAAACTGTCAGGACTATCAGACGCATTTTGATCCTGGGTTTTCTGGTCACTTTTTTCCTGATCAACTTTGTGATCTTTATCCTGTTCAGACATATTCTGAAACCCCTGAAAGAAATAAGCATTATTGCAACGGCTGTATCCAGGGGCGATATCACACAGAAAGCCGAAGTCCTCAGACAGGATGAAACAGGGGTTATCGCAGAGCAGGTCAATATTATGACCGACAACATGAGGCAGATTGTCCAGAGGTTAAAATCAGATGTAATGACCCTGAACGACTCTATTCAGGAAATGAGCAGTTCCTCCGCTGAGATATCAACAACCTCCAATGAACAGGCCTCGGCTGTTAAGGAAATTGTTTCAACCATGGAAGATTCAGACAGACTGAGTAAGGGCATTGAGAAAAAAGTAGCTGAGGTGTCACAGATTGCCGATCATTCCAAATCCATCGTCAACAAGGGGGTGGACCATGTGGAACAGAGCCTGGTTAAAATGGATGAAATCAGGATATCCAACCATGATACTATTTCTGGAATCAGGTCTCTGAGTGAAAAAATAGAGGCTATCTGGGAAATTGTAACCATCATCAACAGTATTGCCGATCAAACCAAAATCATTGCTTTCAATGCAGAACTGGAGGCATCCGCCGCAGGTGATGCAGGAAAGAATTTTCAAATTGTAGCCTCGGAAATACGCCGTCTGGCCAATAGTACGGTGAACTCCACCAGCGAAATTAAAAATAAAATAAATGAAATACAGTACTCATCAGACCGCCTGATTACCGCATCTGAAGATGGAACGAACAAGATTGACGAAGGAGGAAAATTAACCGAGATTCTCCATCAGACTTTTGAAGAGATCCTCCAGACCTCCGAAATATCTGCAGACTCGGCCAAAGATATCTCCACATCCATCAGGCAGCAGGTCCTGGCATTCGAACAGATACTGCTCACCCTGAAACAGATCTCCGCGGGAATCAACAATTTTGTCATTTCTACAAAATCTACTGCCGATATCACTCAGAGGCTGAAAACAATGTCCGACAATATTGCCGAATTTTTGTCAGGCTATAAGACGGACCTTGAAGAGGATGAGGATGAGGATGAGGACGATTTTATTTAA
- a CDS encoding adenylate/guanylate cyclase domain-containing protein, with the protein MSEAIFYLEGSSFLSGTYTALFSEYKWQIFQSEEAFIQAFFHDPPPVCLLGDTGSEHPVELLFCIKSIKGFNKIPILFCGEHDFIEILPVDYCLSRDPDSFDRGRKILDHCLNRGREILSSRGTWQVPDGFASPGFLEQRARFLIREEISLKYLQSELEGLDITDLTFAEVLGNITSRLSDLVDADFVFIHCFSPEFHMTHLHSRLDMTVDMMDKLASACLKKSEKREGVPPILPAVSTGGFAGQVDSEHIRIISSRKLIYEGISLGHLTLGSLMNADSHIPGRLAARCGEMVSALLQRSMTYYRKIEDSQTIYSAFSQFLPSAIIDDLLLKESEKALLTGEKRNITVLFSHMRKFDFIAENNEPGKVVSFLNDHFTNMVRIIQSHGGTIDKFIGDAVFALFGAPISYLDNTRRAAEAALEMIRRYNEISIDGLILPEEGFSIGIGLNEGEAIIGNIGCSDKFDYTAIGDTVNLAARLESLTKYYHQDILISRVVWESLRKEYYCRLVDRAKVKGKSTATEIYSLVVNPALYTPSWQKLFMRALKMYTLGNWYSAAEYLEKALNLLPEDLVSQILLERCLDYQIVQPENWDGSVILDFK; encoded by the coding sequence ATGTCTGAAGCAATTTTCTATCTGGAAGGGTCTTCCTTTCTCTCCGGAACCTATACTGCTCTTTTTTCCGAGTACAAATGGCAAATTTTTCAATCTGAAGAAGCCTTTATTCAGGCTTTCTTCCATGATCCTCCACCGGTTTGTCTTCTGGGCGATACCGGCTCTGAGCATCCTGTAGAGTTGCTATTCTGTATAAAGAGCATCAAGGGCTTTAATAAAATCCCGATTTTGTTTTGTGGAGAGCATGATTTTATTGAGATCCTTCCCGTGGATTATTGTTTATCCCGGGACCCTGATTCCTTTGACCGGGGGCGTAAAATCCTTGACCATTGTCTGAATAGAGGGCGTGAAATATTGAGTTCCCGAGGCACCTGGCAGGTTCCGGATGGTTTTGCTTCTCCGGGATTTCTGGAGCAAAGAGCCCGGTTTTTGATCCGCGAGGAAATCTCCCTGAAATATCTCCAAAGTGAACTGGAGGGTCTGGATATTACAGATTTGACTTTTGCTGAAGTTTTGGGAAATATAACATCCAGACTGTCCGACCTGGTCGATGCTGATTTTGTTTTTATTCACTGTTTTTCTCCTGAATTTCATATGACTCATCTCCATAGCCGTTTGGACATGACGGTGGATATGATGGACAAACTGGCAAGTGCCTGTCTGAAAAAAAGTGAAAAGAGAGAAGGAGTCCCTCCTATTCTCCCAGCCGTGTCGACTGGAGGGTTCGCCGGTCAGGTGGACTCAGAACATATCCGGATCATCAGCAGCCGGAAGCTCATTTATGAAGGGATTTCTCTAGGACATCTTACTCTGGGATCTCTTATGAATGCAGACTCACATATTCCTGGTCGGCTGGCAGCCCGCTGTGGAGAAATGGTCTCTGCTTTGCTTCAGAGAAGTATGACTTATTACAGGAAAATCGAGGACTCCCAAACAATTTATAGTGCGTTTTCCCAGTTTCTTCCCTCAGCCATTATTGATGATCTTCTTCTCAAGGAGTCTGAAAAAGCCCTGCTCACCGGCGAGAAAAGAAACATAACCGTATTGTTCTCCCATATGAGGAAATTTGATTTTATTGCTGAGAACAATGAACCTGGTAAGGTTGTCTCTTTTCTGAATGACCATTTTACAAATATGGTCCGCATCATTCAGAGTCATGGAGGAACCATAGACAAGTTCATCGGTGATGCGGTCTTTGCCCTATTCGGTGCTCCCATCAGTTATCTGGATAATACCCGCAGGGCCGCCGAGGCTGCTCTGGAAATGATCCGCCGATACAATGAGATCTCCATAGATGGTCTGATCCTGCCGGAGGAAGGATTTTCTATCGGGATCGGACTGAATGAGGGAGAAGCCATCATTGGAAATATCGGATGCTCTGACAAATTCGATTATACCGCTATAGGCGATACGGTTAATCTGGCCGCGCGTCTGGAAAGCCTGACTAAATACTATCATCAGGATATTCTTATCTCCAGGGTTGTCTGGGAGAGTCTGAGAAAAGAGTACTACTGCAGGCTGGTGGACAGGGCCAAGGTTAAAGGAAAAAGCACTGCCACAGAGATCTATTCCCTTGTTGTGAATCCGGCGCTCTACACACCGTCCTGGCAGAAACTTTTTATGAGAGCTTTGAAGATGTACACCCTGGGAAACTGGTATAGTGCTGCAGAATATCTGGAGAAGGCATTGAATCTTCTACCAGAGGATCTTGTTTCCCAGATTCTTTTGGAGCGATGTCTCGATTATCAAATTGTACAACCTGAAAACTGGGATGGTTCGGTCATCCTGGATTTTAAATAA
- a CDS encoding adenylate/guanylate cyclase domain-containing protein has product MNGVKSVLLISRSGSSLGDSLVDHFGDKLDVHVSEMSRGDDFLKISTETDLIIFDLTNEAGLLDRLLSIREYLPLGDIPAWAVYEEKNISRMNLFYSFGGSRYLHRESLFQNLLDYKPSPKRPRSADPAVLPSMSSSSQGLRLTEHLDLLRLNQIDSDVPGDGPGLHRYLESLLNQIQTLVKPHLALILINDNMQACAFVKPDKMVFMQDYKDFMNFCLGDFFSHFQGLNLEEVKEIFFLAGREDFSKLNMNQQKISSYFYLPICNRKGEVEASLHLGHLQNNYFSDKMTQKIKAYIQMRSGTFFYALRAHQLSRRQKKILNIFGRFVPMEIIPDLINKKKSKEEEKVEKREITILFSDIRSFTTITEKNGAQEVVDFLNRHFNVMVSIIKKHGGTIDKFIGDAIVAMFGVPMDTEDKSARAVKAAIEMIQALSSVDCTDLILENGKYNIGIGIHQGSAIIGNVGSMEKADYTAIGDVIGVAEELEALTKNYAGSILVSEDAMKRIGPSPVLELCDTISISMEETMRIYTPKTGENDV; this is encoded by the coding sequence ATGAATGGGGTAAAAAGCGTATTGCTGATCAGTCGCTCCGGTTCTTCCCTCGGCGATTCACTGGTGGACCATTTCGGTGATAAACTGGATGTTCATGTCTCAGAGATGAGTAGAGGGGATGATTTTCTAAAGATTTCCACAGAGACTGATCTGATCATCTTTGATTTGACAAATGAAGCCGGATTACTGGATCGACTTCTGAGTATTCGGGAATATCTGCCTTTGGGAGACATTCCTGCCTGGGCTGTCTATGAAGAAAAGAATATCAGCCGTATGAACCTTTTTTACTCATTTGGAGGGAGCCGATATTTACATCGGGAGTCTCTTTTTCAGAATCTTCTGGATTATAAACCGTCCCCGAAGAGACCTCGATCTGCAGATCCGGCGGTCCTTCCGTCCATGTCCTCTTCTTCCCAGGGGCTCCGATTGACAGAACACCTGGATCTGCTCCGTCTGAACCAGATTGACTCGGATGTCCCGGGTGATGGACCTGGTCTGCACAGATATCTGGAATCCCTGCTGAATCAGATTCAGACCCTCGTTAAACCTCATCTGGCACTCATACTCATCAATGACAATATGCAGGCTTGTGCCTTTGTAAAACCTGACAAAATGGTTTTTATGCAGGATTACAAAGACTTTATGAACTTCTGCCTGGGTGATTTTTTCAGTCATTTCCAGGGATTGAATCTGGAAGAGGTAAAAGAGATCTTTTTTCTTGCCGGCAGAGAGGATTTTTCTAAGCTGAATATGAATCAGCAAAAGATCAGCTCCTATTTTTATCTTCCCATCTGCAACAGGAAAGGAGAAGTCGAGGCCTCTCTGCATCTGGGTCATCTTCAGAATAATTACTTTTCAGACAAAATGACCCAGAAGATCAAAGCGTATATCCAAATGAGATCGGGGACTTTCTTTTATGCCCTCCGGGCTCATCAACTGTCGCGTCGGCAAAAAAAAATTCTGAATATATTCGGTCGTTTCGTCCCCATGGAAATTATTCCGGATCTGATAAATAAGAAAAAATCAAAGGAAGAAGAGAAGGTCGAAAAGCGTGAAATCACCATACTGTTTTCCGATATCCGTTCTTTTACGACGATTACCGAAAAAAATGGGGCTCAGGAAGTCGTTGATTTTTTAAACAGGCACTTCAATGTTATGGTCTCCATTATCAAAAAGCATGGAGGCACCATCGATAAATTTATAGGAGATGCCATCGTAGCCATGTTCGGTGTGCCTATGGACACTGAAGATAAATCTGCCAGGGCGGTCAAGGCTGCTATTGAGATGATACAGGCACTTTCCAGTGTGGATTGTACAGATCTCATTCTGGAGAACGGGAAATATAATATAGGGATAGGGATTCATCAAGGATCTGCCATCATCGGCAATGTGGGCTCAATGGAAAAGGCTGATTATACCGCCATCGGTGATGTTATCGGTGTTGCCGAGGAGCTTGAGGCTCTCACGAAAAACTATGCCGGATCCATCCTTGTTTCTGAAGATGCCATGAAAAGGATCGGCCCCAGTCCCGTCCTGGAGTTGTGCGACACCATTTCGATCAGCATGGAAGAAACAATGCGCATCTATACTCCAAAAACCGGAGAGAATGATGTCTGA
- a CDS encoding response regulator produces the protein MAIDRNDFLENFVNESRENIQSLGDVIIILRKNPSDSEKLDEFLRLLHSIKGSARMMKYESIESIAHGLEDIFKGVRDQRYIITKPLIQLVLTSISHMEEALNQISLRGHDDIKIKGLLDIFQKAVAGIPYSLTQLENDSSGVEGGPDMNHRDTMGGKDYDTVRIKISKVDDIIKQLNTLIIQQFQFKRENERIQVLEQNLRETRNKIHSLCERLPELKEIDNELQTEYKMVQNIQKGYSEGMVQLEHSSFDLQELILGLRMLPLELVLDPLKTMVEETALAMNKEINLETSGTDLLLDKTILEQINDPIIHIIRNCIDHGIESSEERDSSGKDHVGHITIKCSSESGRILLRIEDDGRGLDFSGIRNKALQFYPDMEEEILEMEDSGLTSFLFRSGFTTRERITNLSGRGVGLDIVRTNIENIKGKITLSSEEGQGTVFSLSLPLSLATVDGFFVSSQDERFLIPAAFVREILIITRDEIMSILNRNAIRVRDQIIPVYPLAALLDIDRITNPEKLSVVVVESLGDIIGIIVDSVIQFSSLIYKPLPGNLVNLKVIQGVVFDENFEIINILYIPNLINRFKGIRNIEFRKRFSNEEKEFKQILVVDDSLSTREIEKSILELDGYNVEMAVDGIDALEKMRSRYFHLILTDLNMPRMDGKTLIENIRRQEKFATTPIIVVSSEADDEASVTSLGADAVFNKKDFDRGSLLQKVRNLIG, from the coding sequence ATGGCAATTGACCGAAATGATTTTCTTGAAAACTTTGTGAATGAGTCCCGTGAGAACATCCAGTCATTAGGCGATGTCATCATCATATTACGGAAAAACCCTTCGGATTCCGAAAAGCTGGACGAGTTTCTGAGGCTTCTGCATTCCATAAAAGGCAGTGCCAGAATGATGAAATACGAATCCATTGAGTCAATCGCTCATGGTCTGGAAGATATTTTCAAAGGTGTCCGGGATCAACGCTATATCATCACCAAGCCTTTGATTCAACTTGTCCTGACTTCTATTTCACATATGGAAGAAGCTCTTAATCAGATCTCTCTTCGCGGACATGATGATATCAAGATCAAAGGACTCCTGGATATATTTCAAAAAGCTGTTGCAGGGATTCCCTATTCTTTGACTCAGCTTGAAAATGATTCCAGCGGCGTTGAAGGCGGTCCTGATATGAACCATCGGGATACCATGGGAGGAAAGGATTACGATACCGTAAGGATTAAAATTTCCAAGGTTGATGATATTATAAAACAGCTGAATACACTGATCATTCAGCAATTCCAGTTCAAGCGGGAAAATGAAAGAATTCAGGTTCTGGAACAGAATCTTCGGGAAACCCGGAATAAGATTCATTCTCTCTGCGAGAGGCTGCCCGAATTGAAGGAGATTGATAATGAACTTCAAACAGAGTATAAAATGGTTCAGAACATTCAGAAGGGTTATTCAGAAGGAATGGTTCAGCTCGAACATTCCAGTTTTGATCTGCAGGAGTTAATTCTCGGACTCAGGATGCTTCCTCTGGAACTTGTTCTTGATCCATTAAAGACAATGGTGGAAGAAACCGCGCTGGCTATGAATAAAGAGATAAATCTGGAAACAAGCGGCACAGACCTTTTACTCGATAAGACGATTCTGGAGCAGATAAATGATCCTATCATTCATATCATCCGAAATTGCATAGATCATGGAATCGAGTCGTCTGAAGAGCGGGATTCTTCAGGAAAGGATCATGTAGGTCATATCACTATCAAATGCAGTTCTGAAAGCGGCAGAATCCTGCTGAGGATTGAAGATGATGGACGGGGGCTGGATTTCTCTGGCATTCGGAACAAGGCTTTGCAATTTTATCCGGATATGGAAGAAGAAATCTTGGAGATGGAAGACAGTGGTCTCACTTCTTTTCTGTTCCGTTCAGGATTTACAACCCGCGAAAGAATTACCAATCTTTCCGGTCGTGGTGTCGGCCTGGATATTGTCAGAACTAATATTGAAAATATCAAAGGCAAGATCACCCTCAGCAGCGAAGAGGGGCAGGGAACTGTCTTTTCCTTGTCTCTGCCTCTCTCCCTGGCAACGGTAGATGGTTTTTTCGTTTCGTCCCAGGACGAACGATTTCTAATCCCCGCTGCTTTCGTCCGTGAGATTCTGATCATCACCAGAGATGAAATTATGTCTATACTGAACCGGAACGCTATTCGGGTAAGGGATCAGATCATTCCGGTTTATCCTCTGGCGGCACTGTTGGATATCGATCGTATTACTAATCCCGAAAAATTGTCAGTCGTTGTTGTTGAATCTTTGGGGGATATCATCGGGATCATTGTGGATTCAGTTATTCAGTTTTCATCCCTCATTTACAAACCTCTTCCAGGCAATCTTGTAAATCTAAAGGTAATTCAGGGTGTTGTATTTGATGAGAATTTTGAAATAATTAATATTCTGTATATCCCTAATCTGATTAATCGTTTTAAAGGAATCCGGAATATTGAGTTCCGCAAACGATTTTCAAATGAAGAAAAAGAGTTTAAACAAATTCTTGTAGTGGATGATTCCCTTTCGACCAGAGAAATAGAGAAATCCATCCTGGAGTTGGACGGCTACAACGTTGAAATGGCAGTGGATGGAATCGATGCCCTGGAAAAGATGAGAAGCCGGTATTTTCATCTTATTCTGACAGATCTCAATATGCCGAGAATGGATGGAAAAACTCTGATTGAGAATATTAGGAGACAGGAAAAATTTGCAACCACGCCCATTATCGTTGTCAGTTCCGAGGCGGACGATGAGGCGTCGGTGACGAGTCTCGGTGCGGATGCTGTGTTTAATAAAAAAGACTTCGACAGGGGCAGTCTGCTTCAGAAAGTCAGGAATCTGATTGGATAA
- a CDS encoding CheR family methyltransferase, which translates to MTDEDFLLLIQFIEKDTGITLPESNYHQVRQFITEGLEHSGQSFHSYLEILSSNPEVYNRLLEAVTINETYFFREEKHFSFLEEQLFPLLSQKNEDINIWSASCSSGEEALSLYALGIQVFGNKVSSFHMYASDISDDMLTRFRKGIYRNGSFREDGHSYAPLIQNLACRDDDGRWMIDSSHIEKIDIKLNNLFQKQGDQYPQMDVIFLRNTLIYMNMENKRIIIDNVAEKLKSGGVLFLSTSELPLISHPALFVEEQGNVYFFRKHDPESLSPTLLKKKIVSAVHSLSSDTSALPPSPIKRESERERSSEQNLCRRVAIRLNNEICRKGSPEMESAVDIAIKVLYYLQKNDSTGGLQFLEECPEEDVRNFPGLFSFLEGYFYYRIGLTAEAEDKFTECLKYNQDLWPARYYLVRILPECQSRRLDLLQRVIGDIREYIDNHRYDYQFMLEGFNARYFLMICESMLPDIKGRT; encoded by the coding sequence ATGACTGACGAAGATTTTTTATTGCTGATTCAGTTTATTGAGAAGGATACAGGGATAACATTGCCCGAAAGTAATTATCATCAGGTACGCCAGTTTATAACAGAGGGATTGGAGCATTCGGGTCAATCATTCCATTCCTATCTGGAGATCCTCTCTTCGAATCCTGAGGTATATAATCGATTACTGGAAGCAGTCACTATCAATGAGACCTATTTTTTCAGGGAGGAGAAGCATTTTTCCTTTCTTGAAGAGCAGTTGTTTCCCCTTCTGAGTCAAAAAAACGAAGATATCAATATCTGGAGTGCCAGCTGTTCATCTGGAGAAGAAGCTCTTTCTCTGTATGCGTTGGGAATACAGGTGTTCGGGAACAAAGTATCTTCCTTTCATATGTATGCCAGCGATATAAGTGATGATATGCTCACCCGTTTCCGTAAGGGAATTTATAGAAATGGATCTTTTCGGGAGGATGGGCACTCTTATGCTCCTCTGATTCAGAACCTGGCCTGCCGTGATGATGATGGCCGCTGGATGATAGATTCTTCTCATATTGAAAAAATAGATATCAAGCTTAACAATCTCTTCCAGAAGCAGGGAGACCAGTATCCGCAAATGGATGTAATTTTTTTGAGAAACACCCTGATATACATGAATATGGAAAATAAGAGAATCATAATAGATAATGTTGCTGAGAAGCTGAAATCCGGTGGAGTTCTCTTTTTATCTACTTCTGAACTGCCTCTTATATCTCATCCTGCCCTGTTTGTAGAAGAGCAGGGGAATGTTTACTTTTTCAGAAAACACGATCCCGAGAGCTTGTCCCCTACATTGTTAAAGAAAAAAATCGTCAGTGCTGTCCATAGTCTGAGTTCTGATACATCAGCGCTTCCTCCAAGCCCCATAAAAAGAGAGTCTGAACGGGAAAGAAGCAGTGAACAGAATCTTTGCCGTCGTGTCGCCATCAGGCTGAACAATGAAATCTGCCGGAAAGGCAGTCCTGAGATGGAATCTGCTGTGGATATTGCAATCAAAGTTCTATATTACCTTCAGAAGAATGATTCTACGGGGGGATTGCAGTTTCTGGAGGAATGTCCGGAAGAGGATGTCCGCAATTTCCCCGGACTATTTTCTTTTCTGGAAGGATATTTCTATTACAGAATAGGCTTAACTGCCGAGGCTGAGGATAAATTTACTGAATGCTTGAAGTATAATCAGGATTTATGGCCGGCCCGTTATTATCTGGTCAGGATTCTTCCTGAATGCCAGAGTCGGAGGCTGGATTTACTTCAAAGGGTTATTGGTGATATCCGGGAATATATTGATAATCACAGATACGACTACCAGTTCATGCTGGAAGGTTTTAATGCCCGGTATTTTTTAATGATATGTGAAAGCATGCTTCCAGACATAAAAGGGAGGACTTGA